Proteins encoded by one window of Streptomyces sp. NBC_01571:
- a CDS encoding roadblock/LC7 domain-containing protein yields the protein MNNDLSWMLDGVLEIPGALHAVLVSADGLLMASSKGVGRDHADTVAAAMSGVQSLSRSIGFFCDGTDLKWRQTLVEFDGGWVFLISAGDGAYLAVSASTDIDMADITFRMQQLVGQLGKALTTPPRENIGARP from the coding sequence GTGAACAACGATCTGTCATGGATGCTTGACGGCGTCCTGGAGATTCCCGGCGCTCTGCACGCGGTTCTGGTCTCCGCCGACGGGCTCCTGATGGCCTCCTCCAAGGGGGTCGGCAGGGACCACGCGGACACCGTCGCCGCCGCGATGAGCGGCGTGCAGTCGTTGAGCCGCTCGATCGGGTTCTTCTGCGACGGGACCGACCTGAAGTGGCGCCAGACGCTGGTCGAGTTCGACGGCGGCTGGGTCTTCCTGATCTCCGCCGGTGACGGCGCCTACCTCGCGGTCTCGGCCTCCACCGACATCGACATGGCGGACATCACCTTCCGTATGCAGCAGTTGGTCGGACAGCTGGGCAAGGCGCTGACGACCCCGCCGCGCGAGAACATCGGCGCACGCCCGTGA